The Scylla paramamosain isolate STU-SP2022 chromosome 18, ASM3559412v1, whole genome shotgun sequence genomic interval GGCCTTGTCTTTTGTCTGGTGTGTTTTGTGGCCAGAGGATAGTCGTTGTTTGTGCTTTGTGTTCAgtaatctttttctctcctaacCTGTCAATTTTTAAGGAGACGAAGTCAGTCTTTTAAGAGATTTGAGATGAGCTGAACTCAGACCTGAGTGCTCTAATATTCTGTGAGCAGTGGGTGGATGCTACTGCGGGCAGTTGCTCCCAGAATATCAAAGCCTTATTGTGTGGCATcagttttgtctgtttctcacTAGCATGTGGAAATTTCCACTTGCATCATGTATTTATCAAAGTATTTTTGGTTTATGATGCGATTTGTATATAAAATTGTACAGTTATATTAAAGGCTAATTAAGGTTAATATAGTACAAAACTAAGTATAAGTTACTATTATAAATACATTGGGAAAGAGAGCGTGTGGTTCTAAGCAGCATTTTGTTTTCTGACATGGCGAGACGGGATCCAAGCTAGCAGCTTACTCCCTATTGTCAGTAGCAGTCGCCAGTCAGCTGCCCACAAGTTAAGTTCTCAATTACTCTTCAGTTTTCATTTCTTAACCCTATAAGGACCATTGGTACAATTATGAACCACTTCAAAAGCGTGCTTTTCCTTGGATGAAATTCCCTTGTAGAGGCGTGTCCGTCCGGTGGTACATTTTTGCACCATATCAGAAAACATCACTCACacgatatgtggaaaaaaagctcTTGTTTCTGTGTAACAGCAGTTGACTCGTGACCACCAGAGGGGGAGGACGTAGTGACTGATCCTCcgttttcaatgatttttttgGACGACTCATAGGTAAGCCAGGTCACtacaaaaattatgatatatCCCATATATTCAGTAGAATGTGTTTATAATGTTGGCCTGACTTTGGATTATATTACTGTAAtgtaaaaaggtgtttttaaatGGTTAAAAAATGTACCAGTGGGTCATTCTGTTTCCTCAGATATGGACACGTCACAGTTCTATGGAGGCAGGTTTAAAGTTCATTGTGACACAAAGCAATTTGTATGCAACacaacaaaatgtaaacaagcCTCTGAAGCTGGATAAAGATGAGTTGGAACAATTTCTAGGGACTGTCTTTCTTATGTCCTTGTTCAAAATATCTAACACTAGGCTTTATTGGAGTGGGGTGCTGGAATTCGATTCCGTATCCAAAGTTTTCAGTAGAAGGCgatgggaagaaataaaaagctcTCTACATTTCAATGACAACACTCAGGCACCTGACAGGACTGGTCCCAATGCTGACAGGCTTTTCAAGGTTCGCCCACTACTTGACCATTTGCAATCAAAATTTCGCAGCATCCCAATGCAACAAATGTGTTGCATTGATGAAATGATTGTTCCCTTCAAAGGAAATTCTTACCTAAAGCAGTACATCCCATCCAAACCACACAAATGGGGTTTCAAGGTATTTGCTTTGTGTGATACCTCTGGGATCTTGAATGACTTCCATGTTTATGATGGGCCCCTAAAGCCAGTCCAAGGTGAACCGGATCTGGGTCCATCATCCAATATAGTTCTGCAGTTGGTGCGCACAATCCCAGTAAATGCAAACCATTTGTTATACCATGACAATTGGTTCACATCTCCTAAACTAATGGCTCATTTAGCAACGAAGCAGATCTACTCTCTGGGTACTGTGAGACAAAACAGACTGAAAGGGATAGGAAATGTTCTGCCTACAgataaggaaatgttgaaaaagCAAAGGGGGTCTCATGTAGAGGTAAGCACAACTTATGATGGAGTAGAGTTACGTGCAATGAAATGGGTAGACAATCGTTCTGTGACTCTCCTCACAAGCTTTTCATCTGCTCAACCTTTGGGAACATGTAAGAGGtatgacaagaaaaggaaggagattgtTGAAATTCCTTGCCCCAAAATAGTCAAAACCTATaatgaggaaatgggaggggttGATCTTCTGGATTCGTTGATTGCCTTATATAGAATCCACATAAGGTCTCACAAGTACTACCATAAACTTGTTTTCCACTTTCTTGATGTCACAATAGTAAATTCATGGCTTCTCTACAGGAGGGATGCTAGTGCAATAGGGGTGTCAAAAAAATCGCAACTTCAGTTGCAGGCATTCAAGTTGAAGGTGGCATATTCTCTCCTACGCCAAAACAAAGACCCCCTGAAAAGACCCGGTGTGGGAAGACCACGCTCCAGCAGTCTTGAGACAGagcacgaggaaaaaaaaaagagaggtcatGCAACAAAACCAATTCCAAGTGTTGACATCACAAAAGATGGAATTGGCCACTGGCCCAAGATTGTTGAGACGAAGGAAAGACCTCGTTGCAAGCTACCAAATTGTAAAGGAAGGCCAAACACatatttagtgccctctaaggggtgtgatgttcccttgtggcacacgataattacaaatcctatcactggattaaaagaaatacaaatattgacacttttatagatttttaattgataatggaataaaccgaataataataataaaaagaatggaattcagaaatacaaaataaatggtagcgtattcttcaattacataaaaactacgatggagatattttcgcgactactgagttgtgggggagaccagagaataaataaataaataacaaatatatacccaaaaagtatgtatagacctgaggacagtctcacacggtgatctcgaaccaggtggtttcactagtcccgtggagaaaaccaacaaaaaagaacgaaaaaatgcgaatatctatccactcagaaaacagtttatcaacaggaatatctgaggagaatccgagagggtctgaggagaatccgagagagactggctttgcttgtgaggaaatcggcgggaaactaaggataaaggtttccaatggggaaatttattaagagttataattttgtttttagtgggggggggcgactaggttgtgagttcagggatgaaaaatatgaataattaagttactgtttactttaaagttgttactttaagaagtttaattcaatggacttttgaaatcaattggggaattagtcaaagtctggtatctcttcctggcttgcgtagcaacaggggtaacaggacggcgaagcaaagaagacttattagattcgtcaacctcattggcgcggcgtaattatctgggatttgtttgagctggtttaagaccttaccattatagaattaattttatcgtattaagggctccccattctctgggattaggtgaaaaattcgcctctataacctggccaagcaagagaaattacgtttattcacggggtaaattttgttatagaagtggtcaacacagtgacgctgagaggggggggggggaaagcaaggacaaaaggacactgaggagaggaggggataggggggaggggttagtcacatggtactgagactctggtcatccccgcacattacatgggccttaatctaggaaaaaaagtagaaatatacataattaattttccaGCACTACACATACTGCTGCAAATGCAATGTTGCACTTTgcctaaataaagaaagaaattgctTCATTGAGTTTCACACAAAATAGGTACTTtctgtaaagaaaaacacaatcaaAACATCAATTCTAAATGGCTGTGTATTGTATACTGTATTGTCTATTGATTACAAGTTATCTGTAGgaaagttttgttattttataaggATTTTAGAGGCACAACAATGTAAAAATTCATTTCTGAAATAAATTGGTTTTCCAAGGTCAAAATGACCAATGGTCCATTTTTTAACCAATACATTAATATATTATAGAAATGTGTTTTGTAGAAACTTAAGGTTTACTTTCAATAAAGTTCGATACAATCAATTGATTTTACTCATTATCAAATTTTTCCTACTCGTAGATATAAATTTGGTCCTTAAAGGGTTAAATTTCACTAAGTTGCTAAAAACTTAGAAGCACAGAAGCTTGGCCAACAGCAAAGAGTCCATCTTTGCTACGTATCATGACCATGCAGTTGCTGTTTGGGGACACCACCCAAGCCATCACAGCTCCCTGCTAGTCGTGTGTACCACAGCTAAGTTATCAGTCATTTATACCATATtcgatggctcataagacgcatgggctcataagacgcacccagttttggcagacattgaaaaaaaaataaataaataaaaaataaatatatatatatatatatatatatatatatatatatatatatatatatatatatatatatatatatatatatatatatatatatatatatatatatatatatatatgagcggATTTAAGCTGAacatgaagtgaaggatttcacctAACATTTGAAGACTCACATTTATTTAgattattagatcccaatattttgcatttaaaaattttaatatttgctagtagcctACGTACCAAGCCTGAGATGTAAACATTTACCTGGCATATGGCGTCGGCAGTGACTGTGAGAGACTAcaggggtaataaagtttgttcataagaatgttaaaagataggtgcaatttTAATTGGATGGAAGTGTGTCTTACCTCATGGAGTAACGgcatcacactgtaaagaaCGCAGTGAAGCTTCCCCGTGTCACCGGGTTCGGCGCGTAACCGACcgcgtgtttgttttggtacatgcaatatATGGCGCATGGTCACTTACGCAAATTCTTCCTGAGTGGTGTCATTGTATGTGAATTACCGATAAGTATGacctattatatattgttaccttgaaagaaagagttgttttgtGATGGAGTACCAATCATCACCTTGTTTACATGTGCGAAGATGTCTAGAGCTtgattttagagcctctgttgccatagacttaccaccaaccactgcctcaCTGTTGAACCTTGGCCTAATAGGACGCAGGCTCATttcctgagactttttttttttttttttgagaaaaggTGCGTCTTATAAGCCATCACATAAGGTATATCTAGCCATGCTTTCTGTGTTAGTGTGTTAACTGGGAGAGCATTAGGGTGAGTAAgtttaaaaaaaagttcacacATATGTGTTTGAGTCCTTTTCAGCAGTTGGGTTAAGTCTAGAGTTCTATATCTTCTCTGTGTGTGAGACAGGAGTGGCGACCTTTAAAGCAGTAACTGTGTACGACCCACGAGCGACATGGACACATCTATTTTTGCCCTGCACTTCCAGCTTATCATTGTGTTCAGGTACAATGCCATAATGCAGTGTGAGGGCATGACTGATACAGTCAATTCACACTAAAATACTCTGCAGAGTGACCTGTATTTGTACTGGTGATGAAGTAGGACAGGTCTGAAGAAGCGATACACGGTATAGAATGTTTCCTTAACATGCCTTGAATCTGAACAGCAGGGCAAGGGACCTCACTCTCACCCCAGTGAATGACCTATGACCTGGAGAGCTGCTAGACCTGCTCCCTGCATCACATTTTCCTATTGCTCCATTCCATAACCGCTAATAATAGACcatattttgttatattataaTACTTGTAGTCTGTCTAGACAGAATAGAATAATAAATAGGGATACCTAAGAGATGCATGCACCCAAAACGCGGAAACAGTGTGAATATAACAGCAGAGAGACGCTTtgacatttcatttcataactGCCATATGTACAGTACCATGCAGCAAGTTTTACTAGTCATATTGGCCAACATCAGGGATCATTTTGATCTGGATTGTCTTAACCAGGCTATGGCATATTAGTATATGCCTGTTCTTTAAATGTAACAACTATTAAATGAGAATAACCAATGTGTCTGGCTGTCTCTTACCTTCAACCAGAAAACCTTCAAAGAATCGGCCCTATATGATTTATTCAACCGACAATATCTCAATTCTAAATAGCATAAACTTCAAGGAGCGAGTGGTTAAGGCTGCTGGAGTCTCTGTGAGGGACACATTACCAATGGATTGTACGACACTTTTTCCTTGGGCAGCACGCCAGGCAACTCTGCTTATTTGTTCTTCAGTGGTCAAGTGGGCGGAGCTCTGAGGAGGAAGAATTCTAAAACCCTTGTGAAAGCTGAAAAAATTCCTGTTATCTTAAAACCCAAACTATTTGTAACActgcatagttttttttttttttttttgagggacactggccaagggcaacaaaagtccaataaaaaaaataaataaataaaaaaaatctcactgaACTACCGGTCTcagaatagggtccgaagtggttgtaaaaaattgaagttaagtgtcttgaaacttcccgcttgaagaagttcaagtcatagtcatacagaagcaggcatagAGTTCAATGAGCTAAATAACCCCTACTTAATATTTGAATTTCaataaaaagtagaaaggattaatatatttaagagaaattgtgtgatgtggcagAGTACTTAACAGATCTCGGCCAACGCCTAAATGTCCTTCCGAGAATAAAAAGAGTAGAGTAATGCTCTTAAGCTCCGTTCACAAAGGACAGCCAAGAAGGTGCCGGCATTTCTGCCAGACGTACAGTTGTTTAGTTCAGTACATGACAGCTGACTGATGCCCGTGGGCTGTGATACCTGATTTGAATAAGGTGAGGATCAGTATGTGATAttattcgtaaaaaaaaaaaaaaaaaaaaaaaaaaaaaaaaaaaaatgtataagatATGAATTTTTACCGATATGATGAGATAACGGCTTATAAGAGGTAATAAAAGCCAAGCAAAAGAAGACTATATAATTTGCATTTCAACTACAAACGCTAGGTAGATATGGCCAGGGTTGCCAGGCATCTCACCTGGTAGGACCCCTGATTGGAAGCATGGCTCAGCATGGTGCTgcaaatgactttttttttttttttttttgctagaaaTCTCGTTTTTTTCCCCCGAAAGTTTGCCACTCCTCatggcagaaaaagaaaaaaaatggcataaATAGCAGGTAGTTTGGCATTTTTGCTAAAAATCCCTGGCATCCTTCCCGGCTGTTCTTACCCGCCAACAGACTCAAGGATGCTACCCATCTGCGGACTGCCTCTGTgtcgacgaccttaagtgtcttgaacactcccccccccaactttttcttcattaacttctgcaacattcgcggtctaagatctaattttcagtctgtagaacaccacctctcctcttctaaacctcatcttttcctcactgaaactcgggtatctgaggcaactgccagtagcctcttttctgttccctcctactttctct includes:
- the LOC135108952 gene encoding piggyBac transposable element-derived protein 3-like; its protein translation is MYQWVILFPQIWTRHSSMEAGLKFIVTQSNLYATQQNVNKPLKLDKDELEQFLGTVFLMSLFKISNTRLYWSGVLEFDSVSKVFSRRRWEEIKSSLHFNDNTQAPDRTGPNADRLFKVRPLLDHLQSKFRSIPMQQMCCIDEMIVPFKGNSYLKQYIPSKPHKWGFKVFALCDTSGILNDFHVYDGPLKPVQGEPDLGPSSNIVLQLVRTIPVNANHLLYHDNWFTSPKLMAHLATKQIYSLGTVRQNRLKGIGNVLPTDKEMLKKQRGSHVEVSTTYDGVELRAMKWVDNRSVTLLTSFSSAQPLGTCKRYDKKRKEIVEIPCPKIVKTYNEEMGGVDLLDSLIALYRIHIRSHKYYHKLVFHFLDVTIVNSWLLYRRDASAIGVSKKSQLQLQAFKLKVAYSLLRQNKDPLKRPGVGRPRSSSLETEHEEKKKRGHATKPIPSVDITKDGIGHWPKIVETKERPRCKLPNCKGRPNTYLVPSKGCLELDFRASVAIDLPPTTASLLNLGLIGRRLIS